Proteins from a single region of Corynebacterium pseudogenitalium:
- a CDS encoding HAD family hydrolase yields MASNSAPVAAFFDLDKTIIATSSVFAFGKEFLNNGMITRQEALDLYLTKAAYMLVGQSSEQMDTTRDNLANMITGWSVEDVTAVTTETMHNVITPAIYSEARELIEAHRKLGHDVIIISASANILVAPIAKELGIDMIVASEVEVVDGTLTGRITRYLKGDAKAEAIREFVAEHGYDLDRSYAYSDSATDIPMLELVGNPVAVNPDRALRKHAQAEGWDVQTFKNPEPLIQIPNAKEVGIGASVIAGVTALAVAGTLLAKAMKKDKSA; encoded by the coding sequence ATGGCTTCGAATTCGGCACCGGTAGCGGCGTTTTTTGATCTGGATAAGACGATCATCGCCACGTCGTCCGTGTTCGCGTTCGGCAAAGAGTTCCTGAACAACGGCATGATCACACGCCAGGAAGCGCTGGACCTCTACCTGACCAAAGCCGCCTACATGCTCGTCGGGCAGAGCAGCGAACAGATGGACACCACCCGCGACAACCTGGCCAACATGATCACCGGCTGGAGCGTCGAGGACGTCACCGCTGTCACCACCGAAACGATGCACAACGTGATCACCCCGGCGATCTACTCGGAGGCCCGCGAGCTCATCGAGGCGCACCGTAAGCTCGGCCACGACGTCATTATTATCTCGGCGTCGGCAAATATTTTGGTCGCGCCGATTGCGAAGGAGCTGGGCATCGACATGATTGTCGCCAGCGAGGTCGAGGTTGTCGACGGCACCCTCACCGGCCGCATCACCCGCTACCTCAAAGGCGACGCCAAGGCCGAAGCCATCCGCGAATTCGTCGCCGAACACGGCTACGACCTGGATCGCAGCTACGCCTACTCCGACTCCGCCACCGACATCCCCATGCTGGAGCTGGTGGGCAACCCCGTCGCAGTCAACCCGGACCGGGCGCTGCGCAAGCACGCGCAGGCGGAAGGCTGGGACGTGCAGACGTTCAAGAATCCGGAGCCGCTGATCCAGATCCCGAACGCGAAAGAAGTCGGTATCGGGGCGTCCGTCATCGCGGGCGTGACCGCGTTAGCCGTGGCAGGGACGCTGCTGGCAAAGGCCATGAAGAAAGATAAGTCTGCCTAA
- a CDS encoding MarP family serine protease, with protein sequence MLIDVLILIIVLAACVSGWRRGAFSAVLSALGIVAGLTLAVVGLPPLIQRADAQWVRVAVLIVVVVLVVCLGSFAGSTVGDWMHDRFRRKSAQRLDSLFGALFQGAVAVALVWCVCMPLAASLPGAWAKHLQSSRVLTQIDAAMPAAGKQLPSQVAAVLADSGLPPLISPFASDGHAEVDAPDPLVARPELVDAVRASVVHVMGDAESCSRRLMGSGFVIEDGYVLTNAHVVAGTETVSLDTVLGVKKAKVVFYDSEADIAVLHAEALGIAPLRWAEGTLRTGDSALVMGFPESGPFEAMPVRVRNQVSLSGPDIYAKRHVQRQVYTIRGNIRQGNSGGPMLTPSGGVAGMVFGASVDATETGYVLTAQQILERTGEIAGLREQVGTGACVGR encoded by the coding sequence GTGCTTATCGACGTCCTCATCCTCATCATCGTGCTCGCCGCCTGTGTGAGCGGTTGGCGGCGCGGTGCGTTTTCGGCGGTGCTGTCGGCGCTGGGCATTGTTGCCGGTTTGACGCTCGCGGTGGTGGGGCTGCCGCCGCTGATTCAGCGGGCGGACGCGCAGTGGGTGCGCGTGGCGGTGCTGATTGTGGTGGTTGTGCTGGTGGTTTGCCTGGGGTCCTTCGCGGGCTCGACGGTGGGTGACTGGATGCATGACAGGTTCCGTCGGAAGTCGGCGCAGCGTCTCGATTCGCTGTTTGGTGCCCTGTTCCAGGGGGCCGTGGCGGTGGCGTTGGTGTGGTGCGTGTGTATGCCGTTGGCGGCGTCGTTGCCGGGGGCGTGGGCGAAGCACTTGCAGAGCTCGCGGGTGCTCACGCAGATTGATGCTGCGATGCCGGCGGCGGGCAAGCAGTTGCCGTCGCAGGTGGCGGCGGTGCTGGCGGATTCGGGTCTGCCGCCGCTGATTTCCCCGTTTGCCTCGGATGGGCATGCGGAGGTCGACGCCCCGGACCCGTTGGTTGCGCGCCCCGAGCTTGTCGACGCCGTCCGCGCCTCCGTGGTGCACGTGATGGGGGACGCGGAGTCCTGCAGTCGGCGGCTGATGGGCTCCGGCTTCGTGATCGAGGACGGTTACGTGCTCACCAACGCGCACGTGGTGGCGGGTACGGAGACGGTGTCCTTGGACACGGTGCTTGGGGTGAAGAAGGCCAAAGTGGTCTTCTACGACTCGGAGGCGGACATCGCGGTGCTGCACGCGGAGGCGCTGGGGATCGCGCCGCTGCGCTGGGCGGAGGGCACGCTGCGCACCGGCGACAGCGCCCTGGTGATGGGTTTCCCGGAGTCCGGCCCGTTTGAGGCGATGCCGGTGCGGGTGCGCAACCAAGTCAGCCTGTCTGGCCCCGATATTTACGCGAAGCGGCACGTGCAACGCCAGGTGTACACGATCCGCGGCAATATCCGTCAGGGCAACTCGGGTGGACCGATGCTGACCCCGTCCGGCGGTGTCGCGGGCATGGTGTTCGGTGCCTCTGTGGACGCCACGGAGACCGGTTACGTGCTCACCGCGCAGCAGATCCTGGAGCGTACGGGCGAGATCGCTGGGCTGCGTGAGCAGGTTGGTACGGGGGCGTGCGTCGGGCGCTAG
- a CDS encoding TlpA family protein disulfide reductase, whose product MVGGAWQLLRPGEPAQPGNQPATTAQVAQRPDCPGPTVAGVALPCLGGESGQESESGLTVVNVWAWWCEPCRAELPLFDALAKAHPDVRVVGVHADGNAANGAALLGDLGVDVPSYQDGENAFAGALGLPAVVPLTLVLRDGRQVGLFPKEFHSLEELEEAVGL is encoded by the coding sequence ATGGTTGGGGGTGCGTGGCAGTTGTTGCGCCCTGGGGAACCGGCGCAGCCGGGTAACCAGCCCGCCACGACGGCGCAGGTGGCGCAGCGCCCGGATTGCCCGGGCCCGACTGTGGCCGGCGTCGCGTTGCCGTGTTTGGGTGGGGAGTCGGGCCAGGAGTCGGAGTCGGGCTTGACGGTGGTGAACGTGTGGGCGTGGTGGTGCGAGCCGTGCCGCGCGGAGTTGCCGTTGTTTGACGCGCTGGCGAAGGCGCACCCGGACGTGCGCGTGGTGGGTGTGCACGCGGATGGCAACGCTGCGAATGGGGCGGCGTTGTTGGGGGATCTGGGTGTCGATGTGCCGAGTTACCAGGACGGTGAGAATGCGTTCGCGGGCGCGTTGGGGCTGCCTGCGGTGGTGCCGTTGACGTTGGTGTTGCGCGATGGGCGGCAGGTTGGGTTGTTCCCGAAGGAGTTCCACTCGCTGGAGGAGCTTGAGGAAGCGGTGGGGCTCTAG
- a CDS encoding type II secretion system F family protein codes for MTYLFAFAACVAWTGGVPVRRIRPRAVSWGWVPPVALAVALLVIVTDRAAVVIAAALAGATVLYAYSRRRAGQALVRRQEAASQFLGHISASLQAGSSLLDATLRATDQLPDTTPTDLLADASLFCHVLSTGDAAGLRTPELSRVEALWRVGVQRGVPIASLVTAAREEIDAALRHRAATAAALAGPKTSAVVLSLLPLAGIGMGAAMGARPLHFLTGTNLGGVLLIAGTALVGAGFCTSQHIIERATQ; via the coding sequence ATGACGTACCTGTTCGCATTCGCGGCCTGTGTGGCCTGGACGGGAGGGGTGCCTGTGCGTCGGATTCGCCCGCGTGCGGTGTCCTGGGGGTGGGTGCCGCCGGTGGCGCTCGCTGTGGCGCTGCTGGTCATCGTGACGGATCGCGCGGCGGTGGTTATCGCTGCCGCGCTCGCCGGGGCGACGGTGCTCTACGCCTACTCGCGGCGCCGCGCCGGGCAGGCGTTGGTGCGGCGCCAGGAGGCGGCCTCGCAGTTTCTCGGCCACATCAGCGCCAGCCTGCAGGCAGGTTCCTCGCTTCTCGACGCCACCCTTCGCGCCACCGACCAACTCCCCGACACCACCCCCACCGACCTGCTTGCCGACGCCTCCCTGTTCTGCCACGTGCTAAGCACCGGCGACGCCGCGGGGCTTCGCACCCCGGAGCTGTCCCGGGTGGAGGCCCTGTGGCGGGTCGGGGTGCAACGCGGCGTGCCGATCGCCTCCCTGGTCACCGCCGCACGCGAGGAGATCGACGCTGCGCTGCGCCACCGCGCCGCCACCGCCGCGGCGTTGGCCGGGCCGAAGACGAGCGCGGTGGTGCTCTCCCTGCTTCCGCTGGCCGGGATCGGTATGGGCGCCGCGATGGGGGCGCGCCCGCTGCACTTTTTGACCGGCACCAACTTGGGCGGGGTGCTGCTCATTGCCGGCACCGCGCTGGTGGGGGCCGGTTTCTGTACGTCACAACACATCATTGAAAGGGCAACCCAATGA
- a CDS encoding alpha/beta fold hydrolase, translating into MPDFSTSPSAIDLPGPFTHEWLHTRGLRLHAAVAGDPTNPLLLLLHSAFGGWYDYRNRIADFADSGYHVAALDLRGCGLSDKPVRRSGDALLLHAGDLKGAIHTLGHDSAEVISAGASTVITNTLRERSPHLVTRHTSAPWTGSKAAFVPTPLYRHFPALFDQLWLRDLLRNQPEDATADHLRLRRDGTHITNALPYILELARIEARM; encoded by the coding sequence GTGCCAGACTTTTCGACGTCCCCTTCGGCTATCGACCTACCTGGTCCTTTTACCCACGAGTGGTTGCACACTCGTGGGTTGCGCCTGCATGCGGCCGTCGCGGGCGACCCTACGAATCCGCTGCTGTTGCTGCTGCACAGCGCGTTCGGCGGCTGGTATGACTACCGCAACCGCATCGCCGACTTCGCCGATTCCGGCTATCACGTCGCAGCCCTCGACCTGCGTGGCTGCGGCCTGTCCGACAAGCCGGTGCGCCGCAGCGGCGACGCCCTCCTGCTGCACGCCGGTGACCTGAAGGGCGCAATCCACACGCTGGGCCACGACTCCGCGGAGGTGATCAGCGCTGGCGCCTCCACCGTGATCACGAACACGCTGCGGGAACGCTCCCCGCACCTGGTCACGCGCCACACCTCAGCACCATGGACCGGCAGCAAAGCCGCCTTTGTGCCGACGCCCCTCTACCGCCACTTCCCGGCCCTCTTCGACCAACTGTGGCTGCGTGACCTGCTACGCAACCAGCCCGAGGACGCCACCGCCGACCACCTGCGCCTGCGCCGGGACGGCACCCACATCACCAACGCGCTGCCCTACATTCTGGAGCTCGCGCGCATCGAAGCCCGCATGTAG
- a CDS encoding TadA family conjugal transfer-associated ATPase: protein MLLRVQRRMADEPGEVDATRLAALIREEAVVISDVDVLAAMRQLRDDTSGAGPLEPLLAGGEVTDICVNAPDRVFVDRGHGLERSEIRFDSEESVRRLATRLALRCGRRLDDAQPYCDGHFRRPDGSIIRFHAVLAPTAVAGTCLSLRVLRTTTATLDELVSSGTMDEERAEMLREIVWARRAFVIVGGTGSGKTTLLSAMLAEVAPHERILAIEDTLELTPNHPHVLNLNTRAVNTEGADQVTIADLVRQSLRMRPDRIVVGEIRGAEVTDLLAALNTGHEGGAGTLHANAIEEVPARFEALAALGGMGRDALHAQLAPALDTVIVMQRRPDGRRVLHQIGALEGNPVTTRVIWQRP, encoded by the coding sequence TTGTTACTACGCGTGCAACGCCGCATGGCCGACGAGCCCGGGGAGGTCGACGCCACCCGGCTTGCGGCGCTGATCCGCGAAGAGGCCGTCGTTATCAGTGACGTGGACGTGCTGGCCGCGATGCGCCAACTTCGCGACGACACCTCCGGCGCCGGGCCCCTGGAACCGCTGCTCGCCGGCGGGGAGGTGACCGACATCTGCGTCAACGCCCCCGACCGCGTGTTCGTGGACCGCGGGCACGGCCTCGAGCGCAGCGAGATCCGCTTCGACTCCGAGGAGTCCGTGCGCCGACTGGCCACGCGCCTGGCGCTGCGCTGCGGGCGCCGCCTTGACGACGCCCAACCCTACTGCGACGGACATTTCCGCAGGCCGGACGGCTCGATTATCCGCTTCCACGCGGTGCTGGCGCCCACGGCCGTGGCGGGCACGTGCCTGTCGCTGCGCGTGCTGCGCACCACCACCGCCACCCTCGACGAGCTGGTGTCCAGCGGCACGATGGACGAGGAGCGCGCCGAGATGCTGCGCGAGATTGTTTGGGCCCGGCGCGCCTTCGTCATCGTGGGCGGGACCGGTTCAGGCAAGACGACGTTGCTCTCAGCGATGCTTGCAGAGGTGGCGCCGCACGAGCGGATCCTGGCGATCGAGGACACCCTGGAGCTGACCCCGAACCACCCGCACGTGCTGAACCTGAATACGCGGGCGGTGAACACGGAGGGCGCCGACCAGGTCACGATTGCGGACCTTGTCCGCCAGTCGCTGCGGATGCGCCCGGACCGGATCGTGGTGGGGGAGATCCGCGGGGCGGAGGTGACGGACCTCCTCGCGGCGCTGAACACCGGTCACGAGGGCGGCGCTGGCACCTTGCACGCCAACGCGATCGAGGAGGTCCCGGCCCGGTTTGAGGCGCTCGCTGCGCTCGGCGGGATGGGGCGCGACGCCCTGCACGCGCAGCTCGCGCCAGCCCTGGACACGGTGATTGTGATGCAGCGCCGCCCCGACGGCCGCCGCGTCCTGCACCAGATCGGCGCCCTGGAGGGCAACCCGGTGACCACACGAGTGATCTGGCAGCGGCCATGA
- the nth gene encoding endonuclease III, whose translation MSGSLTPQQRRVPGKHPVLKGEVSPLARKRRARRINRTLAKAFPDAHAELDFSNPLELLVATVLSAQTTDVRVNQVTPALFRAYPTAADYAAASQAEVEEIIRPTGFFRAKAANLIGLGQKLVSDFGGEVPVALEDLVSLPGVGRKTAHVVRGNAFGRPGLTVDTHFQRLMHRLKLIDASLGSNAVKIEHAVAELIEPSEWTMFSHRIIFEGRRVCHAKSPACGVCPIAYDCPSFGLEGPTDPAEAAKRVKGEMEQV comes from the coding sequence ATGTCTGGTTCGTTGACGCCGCAGCAGCGGCGGGTCCCTGGTAAGCATCCGGTGTTGAAGGGGGAGGTGTCGCCGTTGGCGCGGAAGCGTCGCGCGCGGAGGATTAATCGTACGCTGGCGAAAGCGTTCCCTGATGCCCATGCGGAGTTGGATTTTTCGAACCCGCTGGAGTTGCTTGTGGCGACGGTGTTGTCGGCGCAGACGACGGATGTGCGGGTGAATCAGGTCACCCCCGCGCTGTTCCGGGCGTACCCGACGGCGGCGGATTATGCGGCGGCGTCGCAGGCGGAGGTGGAGGAGATCATTCGCCCGACGGGTTTCTTCCGTGCGAAGGCTGCGAACTTGATTGGGTTGGGGCAGAAGTTGGTGTCGGATTTTGGTGGTGAGGTGCCGGTCGCGTTGGAGGACTTGGTCAGCTTGCCGGGTGTGGGGCGCAAGACGGCGCACGTTGTGCGGGGGAATGCGTTTGGGAGGCCGGGGCTGACCGTCGATACGCATTTTCAGCGTTTGATGCACAGGCTGAAGCTTATCGACGCCTCCTTGGGCTCGAACGCGGTGAAGATTGAGCATGCTGTGGCGGAGTTGATTGAGCCTTCGGAGTGGACGATGTTTTCGCATCGGATCATTTTTGAGGGCCGGAGGGTGTGTCATGCCAAGTCGCCGGCGTGTGGTGTCTGCCCTATCGCGTACGATTGTCCCAGCTTTGGTCTGGAGGGTCCGACGGATCCTGCTGAGGCGGCGAAACGTGTCAAGGGCGAGATGGAGCAGGTGTGA
- a CDS encoding DUF4244 domain-containing protein, with the protein MNLVHAAAARIITRMQAKLSNDDGLSTIEYAFGTLAAAALAGVLYMVVTSNGVSDAIEGVITDALTNKPG; encoded by the coding sequence ATGAATCTTGTTCACGCTGCAGCTGCCCGAATTATCACGCGCATGCAGGCGAAACTATCCAACGACGACGGGCTTTCGACCATCGAATACGCCTTTGGTACTTTGGCTGCCGCGGCCCTTGCCGGGGTGCTCTACATGGTGGTCACCAGCAACGGCGTCTCCGACGCCATCGAAGGCGTGATCACCGACGCGCTGACCAACAAGCCGGGCTAG
- a CDS encoding type II secretion system F family protein: protein MSTFVTALCVAGAMAVAGHSPRGRVGRDVTRAPKTPRDGPSPSPGRSATDIRLFAACCRAGLPVAAAAGAVADTHGEDPSPWHTVAALSALGADPTRAWAELHAVPGGEELAHLVALSNTTGATLAAGCERIAVSLTADAADHATARAERAGVLIALPLTAFFLPAFFVLGLAPVVVSLGQTLF, encoded by the coding sequence ATGAGTACGTTTGTTACCGCTTTGTGCGTCGCTGGCGCGATGGCCGTCGCCGGGCACAGCCCACGCGGCCGGGTGGGGCGCGACGTGACCCGTGCGCCGAAGACCCCGCGGGACGGGCCGTCGCCAAGCCCCGGCAGGAGCGCAACCGACATCCGGCTCTTCGCGGCGTGCTGCCGCGCAGGCCTGCCGGTTGCCGCTGCCGCGGGCGCAGTGGCCGACACCCACGGCGAGGACCCAAGCCCCTGGCACACCGTGGCGGCGCTCAGCGCACTCGGGGCCGACCCGACACGCGCCTGGGCGGAGCTACACGCGGTGCCGGGTGGGGAGGAGCTCGCGCACCTGGTGGCCTTATCTAACACCACCGGCGCAACCCTCGCCGCGGGCTGCGAACGCATCGCGGTCAGCCTGACCGCGGACGCCGCCGACCACGCCACCGCCCGCGCCGAGCGCGCCGGGGTGCTCATCGCACTCCCACTGACCGCTTTCTTCCTGCCGGCGTTCTTCGTCCTCGGCTTGGCGCCCGTGGTGGTCAGCCTGGGCCAAACCCTGTTTTAA
- the glxR gene encoding CRP-like cAMP-activated global transcriptional regulator GlxR produces MEGAHEILARAGIFQGVDPAAVAALIQDMETVTFNRGTTIFDEGEPGNRLYIIISGKVKLARHAPDGRENLLSVMGPSDMFGELSIFDPGPRTSSAVCVTEVTAATMDSTLLKKWIDNHPEISQQLLRVLARRLRRTNASLADLIFTDVPGRVAKTLLQLANRFGTQEGGVLRVNHDLTQEEIAQLVGASRETVNKALATFAHRDWIRLEGKSVVIVNTEHLARRAR; encoded by the coding sequence ATGGAAGGCGCACACGAAATTCTCGCCCGCGCGGGCATATTTCAAGGCGTGGATCCCGCGGCCGTCGCAGCACTGATCCAAGACATGGAAACAGTCACCTTCAACCGCGGCACCACCATTTTCGACGAAGGTGAACCCGGCAACCGCCTCTACATCATCATCAGCGGCAAAGTGAAACTCGCGCGCCACGCCCCCGACGGACGCGAAAACCTCCTCTCCGTCATGGGCCCCTCCGACATGTTCGGCGAACTGTCCATCTTCGACCCAGGACCACGCACCTCCTCCGCAGTGTGCGTCACCGAAGTCACCGCGGCCACCATGGACTCCACGCTGCTGAAGAAGTGGATCGACAACCACCCTGAAATCTCCCAGCAGCTCCTCCGCGTCCTGGCCCGCCGCCTCCGCCGCACCAACGCGTCCCTCGCCGACCTCATCTTCACCGACGTCCCCGGCCGCGTTGCCAAAACCCTCCTCCAGCTGGCCAACCGGTTCGGCACCCAGGAAGGCGGCGTCCTGCGCGTGAACCACGACCTCACCCAGGAAGAAATCGCCCAGCTTGTCGGCGCCTCCCGCGAGACCGTCAACAAAGCCCTGGCAACCTTCGCCCACCGCGACTGGATCCGCCTCGAAGGCAAGTCCGTGGTCATCGTGAACACGGAGCACCTCGCCCGCCGCGCGCGGTAG
- a CDS encoding phage holin family protein, translated as MSNEGLYTSGTFAVSAKVNSIPLHDTDVTHPGKDSIGTLISNASEQVSTLVRGEIELAKAEVIGEAKKGAVGGGLLGVAGVIALYSSFFLFFAFAEMLSSWMHRGWAFLIVFAIMIALAGILALVGVKSLKKIRAPKKTIDSVNELKNLRPGQAQKNLAKDSSGLYTGSN; from the coding sequence GTGAGCAACGAAGGTCTGTACACCAGTGGAACGTTTGCAGTGTCCGCAAAGGTTAACTCGATTCCTTTGCACGACACCGATGTCACCCACCCGGGCAAGGACTCCATCGGTACGTTGATTTCGAACGCCTCCGAGCAGGTATCCACCCTGGTTCGCGGCGAGATTGAGCTGGCCAAGGCCGAGGTTATCGGCGAGGCCAAGAAGGGCGCCGTCGGCGGCGGCCTCCTGGGCGTCGCGGGTGTTATCGCCCTGTACTCCTCCTTCTTCCTTTTCTTCGCATTCGCCGAGATGCTGTCCTCCTGGATGCACCGGGGTTGGGCGTTCCTGATCGTCTTCGCCATCATGATCGCCCTGGCGGGCATCCTGGCGCTGGTCGGCGTGAAGAGCCTGAAGAAGATCCGCGCGCCGAAGAAGACCATCGATTCCGTCAACGAGCTGAAGAACCTGCGCCCAGGCCAGGCACAGAAGAACCTTGCCAAGGACAGCTCGGGGCTCTACACGGGCTCGAACTAG